The genomic window TAAGAAACTGTGTCACTAAACTATTGCGTTCTCCTACGATAtattgcattctcttgcaaaacttttgcattatttcaCAAAAGTATTGTGTTCCCCTGAATGCATTTGTGTTCTCTTGCAAGAGTATAGCGTTACCTCAAGAAGCCTTTTCTCGCAAAATGTTTGTGTTCTCTTGCAAAAGTATCGGGTTAGCCCAAACTTTGCTTTTtctcacaaaacatttgcattctctcGCAAAACTGTTGCATTCCAGAGAAACGTTTCTTTTGCAAAATGTCTTTTATtcccaagaaactttgcattctttCACAAAACTGTTGTGTTTGCCCGAGAACCATCTCATTCTCTTGCAAAAAAAGTCTCGCCAAACGATTGCATTCTCCCAGGAAACTTTGCATTACCTCGCAAAAGTATTGCGTTCTCCTGAGAAACTTTGTATTCGTAAACTTTTGCATTCCCCCAAGAAACTTCTCTCTTGAACAAATAAGTATTGCGCTCCCAAGAAAAGTTGCGTTCCCTCgagaaaaatgcattttgtcaCAAAACATTTATTTGCAATACTTTTGCGTGTGAACGTAttgacattaaaatattacttattttcaAAAGTATTGTGTTCCCCTGAGAACATTTGTGTTCTCTTGCAAGAGTATAACGTTACCCTAAGAAACGTTGCCTTTTCTTGCACAATGTTTGTGTTCTCTTGCAAAAGTATCGGGTTACCCCAAACTTCCCTTTTTCTTGTGAAACatttgcattctctcacaaaaGTGTTGCATTCCAGAGAAACTTTTCTCTCGCAAAAGGTTTTTTATTCCCCAAGAAACTTTGTGTTCTTTCACAAAACTATTGCGTTTGCCCGAGAACCATCTCATTCCCTGCAATGGTATTGCATTCCCTCGAAACAATTGTTCTCTTGCAAAATTCTTGCATTCCCCTAAGAAACTTGTGCTGTTTTGTTAAACTATTGCGTTCTCCCAGGAAACTTTGCATTAtcttgcaaaagtattgcgttccccTGAGAAACTTTACATTCACTTTTAAAACTGTTGCATTCCCCCGAGAAACTTCTATCTTGAACAAATAAGTATTGCGTTCCCCAAGAAATTTTGCGTTTCCTCGAGAAACATGCATTTTGTCACAAAAGATGTATTTGCAATACTTTTGCATTTGAACGTATTGAcattgaaatattatttattttctttagatttttttaccaATACCTTGTCCTTGAGAAACGTAACATTTTCGCGCAGATGTATTGCATTCCCCTAAGAAACAAGCGTTCTCTCGCTAAACTATTGCATTCCCCCAGGAAACTTgacaaaacatttgcattctctcGCAAAACTATTGCAATCCCAAGAAAAGTTTTGCTctccccaagaaactttgcgttcttTCCAAAAAATATATTGCGCTTGCCTGAAAATCATCTCATTCTCAGGCAACTGTATTGTCTTCCCCCAAGAAACAGGTGTTCTCTTGCAAAATTCTTGCATTCCCCAGAGAAACATTATGATCTTTAGCGAAACTATTGCGTTCTCCCAGGAAATATtgcattttcttgcaaaacatttgcattatctcacaaaagtattgtagAGTATAGCGTTACCCCAAGAAACGTTGCCTTTTCTCTCAAAATGTTTGTGTTCTCTTAAAAGTATCTGGTTACTCCAAACTTTGCTTTTTCTCGCGAAACATTTGCATTCTCTCGCAAAACTGTTGCATTCCAGAGAAACTCTCGCAGAAAGTTTTTCATTCCCCAAGAAACTTGAACCATCTCATTCTCTCGCAATGGTTTTGCGTTCTCCCAAGAAACAATTGTTCTCTTGCAAAATTCTTGTGTTCCCCTAAGAAACTTTACGCTGTCTCGCTAAACTATTGCATTATCTCGCAAAAGTATTCCATTCCCCCAAGAAACTTCTCTCTTGAACAAATAAGTATTGCGGCCCCCAAGAAATTTTGCGTTCCCTCGAGAAACGTTGCATTTTGTCACAAAACATGTATTTGGAAGAATGCAATACTTTGCGTGTGAATGTATTGAcattgaaatattatttattttcttttgattCGTTTTTACCATCACCTTGTCCTATTTGGGGCTCCGTAGCATTCTAATGTATTTTTGAGTAAATTAATCATTCATAATCCAGGTGGAGGCCTGTGCAATGGCCTGGCGTCTTTTAACGGAAGAGTATGGCATTCCTGCGGACCGCTTGTACGTCTCGTACTTCTCTGGAGACACGGCAAATGGACTCCCTGCTGATGAGGAAACGCGGCAAATCTGGCTTAGCATGGGGTTTGTTCACTAAGTGCAAAGCAAAGTTGACAAATGCATTAGTTTTCTTTTGGAGATTCTCTAAATTCAGTTTCTGTGCAGAGTGCGGCCAGATCACGTGTTGCCATTCGGGATGAAGGATAACTTCTGGGAAATGGGCGAGACGGGTCCGTGTGGCCCCTGTACAGAGATTCACTACGATCATGTTGGAAATCGTAACGCCGCCTCACTGGTCAACGCAGACAGTCCGGATGTTGTGGAAATTTGGAATCTAGTATTCATGCAGTATAACAGGTTAGAAAAGTTACTTCTAttgttattttactatttttttgtagtttttgttgatatattttttatattttatatttaagtttaacTAATTTTgctattttgtaaatatgtcagTGTTCTCTCTTTGTGTTCCAGGGAGGTCAATGGTAGCCTGCGACCTCTGCCCCAGTGCAGCGTGGATACTGGGATGGGTTTAGAGCGGCTGGTGACCGTTCTGCAGGGGAAACGCTCAAACTATGACACAGATCTTTTCACACCTCTATTGTCCGCCATCCATCAGGTCCCTAACCTTCACTGAAACTCTTACAGAAATAATATTGCAGGTTCAATACAAACCAAACCACATTACCTCTACTGTTTGTGCATGTAGTGTTCTAAGGCTCCTGCATATCAGGGCAGGACCGGAGAGGCTGATGTGGGTCAGGTGGACATGGCCTATCGGGTTGTGGCCGACCACATTCGGACACTCAGCGTGTGCATCGCTGACGGAGTTTACCCAGGCATGACAGGCGCTGAGTGAGTCTGACTTCGTAAAGTAAGCAATATGAGTCATTTAAAGGATTAAATTAATTCAATATGCCCTCTCTTTGTGAAAGGCTGGTGTTGAGACGTATCTTGAGACGTGCCATAAGGTTTTCTACAGAAGTCCTGCGAGTCCCTGAGGGTGCGCTGGCAAGCCTGGTGCCTACTGTAGCTCATATACTGGTGAGATGATTTAGAGCCCACCAAATTATTGTTGCCATCACTGTATTGTGTCTGAAGTTTCCAATTTCCTCCCCTTTTCTTATTTTTTCAGGGTGATGCCTATCCTGAGCTGCACACTGAGTCTGAGAGGGTAAGCATGTTTAAAACACACCACagtattacatttattacaaCTGGGTAAATTCTTACAAAAAGATTCTtgaattaaattaatcaaaagtgacagtacagacatttataatgttacaaaagatatctgtttcaaataaatgctttttttgtcttttgagaAAGTTTGATAAATGAAAAACTTGGGTAACCTACATGACAAACGTTGTGCTTCCTCTGTAGATCATGGATCTCATTAATCAGAATGAAGTCCAGTTCCTGTCCTCACTGAAGCAGGGCAGGAGGGTGATTGACAGGACCCTCAGCAATATGGACAAAGACTCGGCTGTTTTTCCAGGTAAAGCCCACAAAGCGGTGCACTTTGCTTTTCTTGAACCCCTTTGTTATCTGTGAAGGATCATTAATGCTGATATGCTATTTTATCTCTTTATTTACTTACAAATGTGCCCATTGTGGTGTTGTTTCTATCAGCGTCAGTCGCCTGGTCGCTATATCGTAACCTGGGCTTCCCTCTTGATCTCATTGACCTGATGTTGGAGGAGAAGGGCAAGGTGGTTGATAAAAAAGAGATGGCAGTGCTTGAAGATGAATATGAGAAGGTATTAACATGTCGCTTTTCTTGGTGGATGAAAAAGGGGCTTATTTATTAATAAGCGCTCTGTTTTTATGGTATATATGACTATAACTGATTTAgtggttttcttttttcttcagttgagGCTTCAGTCGGAGGAGGAGGATGGAAATAGGGTGGACCAGCTGGACCTTCATAGTCTGGCGGGGCTACAAAGCCGAGGAGTTCCTCATACGGACGACTCCCCAAAATACTCTTACAGTCTGGGGTCTACTGGACAATATGGTACTGAAGGATGAAAAGAGGAGAAGTTTGTGAAGCAGTTCCATTTTTTTAATCTGTGTTCTGACCAGACGTGACactaaatgtttaaattatgaagcaacacactaaaaaatgcTACAAATACATCAGTAACCacataacaacatgctaaaaaaaCATAGCATTATACTAAATAACATTCAGAACATCAAAAACACCTAAGCACCTAAGCGACTACATcgcaacatgttaaaaacaccAAAACATCCCAGTAACCACAAAGCaacaaataaaaaacttcatagcaagcacatagcaacatgctaaaaacattcaGATCACTTTAACCACATGATAACATGCTAAttaaaaacattcagaacaccTCAGTAGAGACATTGCAAAGTGCaagaaacactcagaacacctcagtaaacagcatagcaacatgctaaaaaacaaacactcagaacacctcagtAACCACAGAGCAATATGCTAAAAAACATTGAGAACACctcagtaaccgcatagcaacgtgcTAAAAAACATTGAGAACACCtcagtaactgcatagcaacgtgCTAAAataacactcagaacacctcagtaaccgcatagcaacgtgcTAAAAAACATTGAGAACACctcagtaaccgcatagcaacgtgcTAAAAAACATTGAGAACACctcagtaaccgcatagcaacgtgcTAAAAAACATTGAGAACACCtcagtaactgcatagcaacgtgCTAAAataacactcagaacacctcagtaaccgcatagcaacgtgcTAAAAAACATTGAGAACACctcagtaaccgcatagcaacgtgcTAAAataacactcagaacacctcagtaaccgcatagcaacgtgctaaaaaaacactcagaacacctcagtaaccacatagcaacgtgctaaaaaaacactcagaacacctcagtaaccgcatagcaacgtgctaaaaaaacactcagaacacctcagtaactgcatagcaacgtgctaaaaaaacactcagaacacctcagtaaccgcatagcaacgtgctaaaaaaacactcagaacacctcagtaaccgcatagcaacgtgctaaaaaaaacactcagaacacctcagtaaccgcatagcaacgtgctaaaaaaaacactcagaacacctcagtaaccgcatagcaacgtgctaaaaaaaacactcagaacacctcagtaaccgcatagcaatgTGCTAAAAAACATTGAGAACACctcagtaaccgcatagcaacgtgcTAAAAAACATTGAGAACACctcagtaaccgcatagcaacgtgctaaaaaaaaacactcagaacacctcagtaaccgcatagcaacgtgctaaaaaaaacactcagaacacctcagtaaccgcatagcaacgtgcTAAAAAACATTGAGAACACctcagtaaccgcatagcaacgtgcTAAAAAACATTGAGAACACctcagtaaccgcatagcaacgtgctaaaaaaaacactcagaacacctcagtaaccgcatagcaacgtgcTAAAAAACATTGAGAACACctcagtaaccgcatagcaacgtgcTAAAAAACATTGAGAACACctcagtaaccgcatagcaacgtgctaaaaaaaccactcagaacacctcagtaaccgcatagcaacgtgctaaaaaaacactcagaacacctcagtaaccgcatagcaacgtgcTAAAAAACATTGAGAACACctcagtaaccgcatagcaacgtgcTAAAAAACATTAAGAACACctcagtaaccgcatagcaacgtgctaaaaaaacattcagaacacctcagtaaccgcatagcaacgtgctaaaaaaacactcagaacacctcagtaaccgcatagcaacgtgctaaaaaaaacactcagaacacctcagtaaccgcatagcaacgtgctaaaaaaacactcagaacacctcagtaaccgcatagcaacgtgctaaaaaaacactcagaacacctcagtaaccgcatagcaatgtgctaaaaaaacattgagaacacctcagtaaccgcatagcaacgtgcTAAAAAACATTGAGAACACctcagtaaccgcatagcaacgtgcTAAAAAACATTGAGAACACctcagtaaccgcatagcaacgtgctaaaaaacactcagaacacctcagtaaccgcatagcaacgtgctaaaaaaacactcagaacacctcagtAACCACAAAGCAATGTGCTAAAAAACATTGAGAACACctcagtaaccgcatagcaacgtgctaaaaaaacactcagaacacctcagtaaccgcatagcaacgtgctaaaaaaaacactcagaacacctcagtaactgcatagcaacatgatTAAaacaaacactcagaacacctcagtAACCGTATAGCAACGTGctaaaaaaaacactcagaacacctcagtagctgcatagcaacatgctaaaaaaactgcatagcaacgtgTTAAAAAACAGCAATGTGCTTGTGCAAAATACACTTAGGACACCTCAGTAACCACAgagcaacatgctaaaaaaacactcagaacacctcaaAAAACGCATAGCAACATTCtgaaaacactcagaacaccacaTTAACCACAGAGCAGCATGTTAAAAATCAGTCATAACAACTTAGCAATCAAAAAGCAACATGTTATTAAACAATCCAAACACcagaaatattaagaaaataccTCAATAAGTGTATAACAACATACTAAAAACACTTcgcataacaacaccctggcAGCTACATAGCTAGATGGAGCAGGGTTTGGACCAGTGATATTTGTACGAGTGAGCTAGCATTTCAGGTGGTTAGAACAAAGGATATCACTAATATAAAAGTGATAGGATTTATTGCTCATCACTTTCATATTAGTCTGCTTTGGACATGGTAAAAGACTAAACAAGGATCCTGACTTTATTCCTTTTTCAGTGTTTCAGCCTTGCAAAGCATCAGTCCTGGCACTCTACTGTGACGGGTCTCTGGTTTCAGAGGTGAGTGAGGGTCAGCGCTGTGGTGTGATTCTGGACCAGACCAGCTTTTACGCAGAGCAGGGTGGACAAGCGCACGACCAGGGTTACTTCACCAAGGACGGACTGCAGGTTTCTAATCATATCCCATCTGAGATGCTTCATTTTTAAGGAATTTGATAAGCACAAGATTCACCATTATGGTTGTGCTTTGCAGGATGTGCTGTTCCCTGTGAAGTCTGTCCGTCTGGCTGGGGGTTATGTGGTACATCAAGTCACAGCAGCAGAGACTTTGAGAACTGGAGACAGAGTGCAACTTCATTTGGATGAGGTGGGAATAGTAAGAGTAGAAATACCAAAATCATGGTGATACATCTTGCAGACACCTGTTGGTAAGTGTTGCATTTCCAACTGTAGGTTAACCGCCTGGGCTGCATGGTCAAGCACACCGCCACACACTTGCTAAACTTCGCTCTGCGAAAGTTGCTAGGTCCTTCTGTTAGCCAGCGAGGGTCTCACTGCACCGCCAGCCGGCTCCGCTTCGACTTTAGCGTGAAGGTACAATGTCTGAGTGGCTGTCTCACTAATTTAATGAAGTTCCAAACATTGAGTCCTGTCACTTGTTGCACCCCAGCATCAATTcttccagcatccctccacctCCCCATCTCCTCCTCTATTTCTGTTATTCTCACACAATGTCAGGGGTCTCCAAACTTGGAGGTCTTAAAGTCCTGAAGGCCTggtgttctgcagagtttagcttcaccTTGCCTTAACAagcctgcctggaagtttctagcatgcctagaAAGAGCTTGATTAACTGGTTCAGGTgtatttaattagggttggagct from Garra rufa chromosome 7, GarRuf1.0, whole genome shotgun sequence includes these protein-coding regions:
- the aars2 gene encoding alanine--tRNA ligase, mitochondrial; translated protein: MAARIGLVKQLHCGLLKTKLSVLSAGIRRCSALSHSESHKEFTSKRVRRKFIDFFKEGYEHRVVPSSPVRPRGDPSLLFVNAGMNQFKPIFLGCPDPRSEMASYRRVVNSQKCVRAGGKHNDLEDVGKDVYHHTFFEMLGNWSFGDYFKVEACAMAWRLLTEEYGIPADRLYVSYFSGDTANGLPADEETRQIWLSMGVRPDHVLPFGMKDNFWEMGETGPCGPCTEIHYDHVGNRNAASLVNADSPDVVEIWNLVFMQYNREVNGSLRPLPQCSVDTGMGLERLVTVLQGKRSNYDTDLFTPLLSAIHQCSKAPAYQGRTGEADVGQVDMAYRVVADHIRTLSVCIADGVYPGMTGAELVLRRILRRAIRFSTEVLRVPEGALASLVPTVAHILGDAYPELHTESERIMDLINQNEVQFLSSLKQGRRVIDRTLSNMDKDSAVFPASVAWSLYRNLGFPLDLIDLMLEEKGKVVDKKEMAVLEDEYEKLRLQSEEEDGNRVDQLDLHSLAGLQSRGVPHTDDSPKYSYSLGSTGQYVFQPCKASVLALYCDGSLVSEVSEGQRCGVILDQTSFYAEQGGQAHDQGYFTKDGLQDVLFPVKSVRLAGGYVVHQVTAAETLRTGDRVQLHLDEVNRLGCMVKHTATHLLNFALRKLLGPSVSQRGSHCTASRLRFDFSVKGSLTVSELQQVEELVQNIIRQNAEVYIEEVPLSKAKQITGLRTIDEVYPDPVRVVSVAVHVSDLLNSNSTEQASVELCCGTHLLRTGTIKDFVIVSEQQMVKGISRILAVTGDEAIKAREMGQAMQEELESLAVQVGAASSLSIPAVQRLSKEVGLLINAVDITPIPQWQRREFQNRLKGMQKTSNTTIRKLEIKEAALKAKELLVKHSNKPVVVDFIDTDSISVLMKTVLQLSKSTPDSMVMLFSHSQLSGKVLCACQVPKGSTSDLALKWAHYVCARLEGRADGSTDVAKGVGNAASITDITDILHWAKEFARNKIQKAS